A region of Carassius auratus strain Wakin chromosome 23, ASM336829v1, whole genome shotgun sequence DNA encodes the following proteins:
- the LOC113040869 gene encoding coagulation factor XIII A chain-like has product MSRFNRSTTGVPSASVSAAATPDTLLTVLSVDFLKSKDGPNRREHHTDAYFSDKLIVRRGQTFQMWIEFSRPFNPRSDNLQLQLKLGAQK; this is encoded by the exons ATGTCTCGATTTAACCGCAGCACTACTGGAGTCCCCAGTGCCAGTGTTTCTGCAGCTGCGACTCCag ACACACTTCTGACGGTTCTCTCCGTCGACTTCCTGAAATCCAAGGATGGGCCGAACCGCCGCGAGCATCACACAGACGCTTACTTCAGCGACAAGCTGATCGTCCGCAGAGGACAGACCTTCCAGATGTGGATCGAGTTCTCCAGACCCTTCAACCCCAGATCTGACAATCTGCAGCTGCAGCTGAAGTTAG GTGCTCAGAAATGA